From the Betaproteobacteria bacterium genome, one window contains:
- the rsgA gene encoding ribosome small subunit-dependent GTPase A, with translation MSAPQTLHHGLVVGTFGRQYLVELPGPEILTCFPRGKRSTLACGDRVEVARTAPDQGVVEAIDPRSALLYRSDQFRQKLIAANVTQIVIVLAVVPSFYEELLNRCIAAAENQRLSLVIVLNKFDLAEESTGAMDRLILYSDLGYRVIPLSAKRDISPLRPALSGQVSVLIGQSGMGKSTIINALIPGAGATTAEISAALDSGRHTTTHARLYHLDPTCDLIDSPGMQEFGLHHLTQQDIAEAFLEFRPLLGHCRFHNCRHLVEPGCAIAQSEAEGKIDARRLDAYRKLVREIDSGRKF, from the coding sequence TTGAGTGCGCCGCAGACCTTGCATCACGGCCTCGTAGTCGGCACTTTCGGCCGGCAATATCTGGTCGAACTCCCCGGTCCCGAAATCCTTACCTGTTTTCCGCGCGGCAAACGCAGCACGCTGGCCTGCGGCGATCGTGTCGAAGTCGCTCGCACAGCGCCCGACCAGGGTGTCGTCGAAGCCATCGATCCCCGCTCCGCATTGCTGTATCGCTCCGACCAATTCCGCCAGAAACTGATTGCCGCCAACGTCACGCAGATCGTCATCGTGCTGGCCGTCGTCCCCAGTTTCTACGAAGAGTTGCTGAATCGCTGCATCGCGGCCGCCGAAAATCAGCGCCTTTCATTGGTCATCGTATTGAACAAGTTCGACCTGGCGGAAGAAAGCACCGGCGCGATGGATCGCCTGATCCTGTATTCCGATCTCGGCTATCGCGTCATCCCGCTATCGGCCAAGCGCGACATATCGCCGCTGCGTCCCGCGCTGAGCGGACAGGTGAGTGTCCTGATCGGTCAGTCCGGCATGGGAAAATCCACGATCATCAACGCGCTGATTCCCGGAGCCGGAGCCACCACCGCGGAGATTTCGGCGGCGCTCGATTCGGGCCGGCATACGACGACTCACGCCAGGCTCTATCACCTCGATCCCACCTGCGATCTGATCGACTCTCCCGGGATGCAGGAATTCGGCCTGCATCACCTCACGCAGCAGGACATTGCCGAAGCATTCCTCGAATTCAGGCCATTGCTGGGCCATTGCCGTTTCCACAACTGCAGGCACCTGGTGGAGCCCGGGTGCGCGATCGCGCAGTCGGAAGCCGAAGGAAAAATCGATGCACGGCGGCTCGACGCCTATCGCAAACTGGTCAGGGAGATCGACTCGGGCAGGAAGTTTTAG
- a CDS encoding CobD/CbiB family protein, which yields MSFLSILFTLLIEQVRPLSSRNAVYRWYLRYVNSLGNHFNAGAQDQGMVAWLLAMLPWVLVSLAIHYFLLDVSIAAAWVWNVAVLYLAMGFRQFSHAFTEIVEALRTGDLDRARVLLTDWRGESAVEYNGTEIAKVAIEEGLINSHRHVFGVIFWFLILPGPSGVVLYRLSGILDQKWGSRSRQDYGDFGKFAQKIFYYIDWIPVRLTAMSFAVAGDFEDAVYCWRSQATTWMDPEQGVVLASGAGALGVRLGETLHHHGTVSFRPELGLGDDADVNTMTSAVGMMWRTLVLWMFIIALVTVARWVGA from the coding sequence ATGTCATTCCTCTCTATTCTGTTCACGCTGCTGATCGAGCAGGTTCGGCCGCTCAGCTCGCGCAATGCGGTCTATCGCTGGTATCTGCGCTACGTCAATTCGTTGGGCAATCATTTCAATGCCGGCGCGCAGGATCAGGGCATGGTCGCCTGGCTGCTGGCGATGCTGCCTTGGGTTTTGGTTTCGCTGGCGATTCATTATTTCCTTCTGGACGTCAGTATCGCCGCGGCATGGGTGTGGAACGTCGCGGTGCTCTATCTCGCCATGGGATTCCGCCAGTTCAGTCATGCCTTCACCGAAATCGTCGAAGCGTTGCGCACCGGCGATCTGGACCGGGCGCGGGTGCTGTTGACCGATTGGCGCGGCGAATCGGCGGTAGAGTACAACGGCACCGAGATCGCCAAGGTGGCCATCGAAGAAGGCCTGATCAATTCGCATCGCCATGTGTTCGGCGTCATCTTCTGGTTCCTGATCCTGCCCGGCCCGAGCGGCGTGGTGCTCTATCGCCTGTCCGGGATCCTCGATCAGAAATGGGGTTCGCGTTCGCGACAGGATTACGGCGATTTCGGGAAATTCGCGCAGAAGATATTTTACTACATCGACTGGATTCCCGTGCGGCTCACGGCAATGAGTTTCGCCGTTGCCGGCGACTTCGAGGATGCCGTGTACTGCTGGCGCTCGCAGGCGACGACATGGATGGATCCGGAGCAGGGTGTGGTTCTGGCGAGCGGCGCCGGTGCGCTGGGAGTTCGGCTCGGCGAAACGCTGCATCATCATGGCACCGTGAGTTTTCGTCCCGAGCTCGGACTCGGCGATGACGCCGATGTGAACACGATGACAAGCGCGGTGGGAATGATGTGGCGCACACTGGTGTTGTGGATGTTCATCATCGCGCTGGTCACCGTCGCGCGCTGGGTGGGCGCGTAA
- a CDS encoding ABC transporter substrate-binding protein: MQGLLTVVTRRVTQSLVAILLLAGSGAFAAGTAKIGTVIWIGYGPYYVADALDLYKKSGLKVTLQVFRDPALIPPAIEGGSVDGGMLTYDQVIGQVAKGSTQRVVSPIDYSAGGDAIVSSVDIKKVADFKGKKVGFNPLSPSDFLLSYALKVNKLSEKDVQPVNMTPEAIPAAMASGALPIGVTYEPNVSQITALEGGKKFHVVYSSKDAPGLITDVMVFKKEVIKAKPEVVKALIQGYIDGLDYMKKNPDKAAEIIGKALGVSAAEVKERLSGVYNMLPNEMTKVLAKGKDTTSLYVSGALIGEILKAKGQITAIPKIEDTYDDSILRTMMKK; encoded by the coding sequence ATGCAAGGCCTGCTCACTGTAGTCACGCGTCGCGTTACGCAGTCCCTCGTCGCCATCCTGCTTCTCGCCGGGAGCGGCGCCTTCGCCGCGGGAACGGCAAAAATCGGCACGGTAATCTGGATCGGCTACGGGCCCTACTACGTCGCCGACGCGCTCGATCTTTACAAGAAGTCCGGCCTCAAAGTCACGCTGCAGGTCTTCAGAGATCCCGCGCTGATTCCGCCCGCGATCGAAGGCGGCTCGGTGGACGGCGGCATGCTGACTTACGACCAGGTCATCGGCCAGGTCGCCAAAGGCAGCACCCAGCGTGTAGTCAGTCCGATCGATTATTCCGCGGGCGGCGACGCGATCGTCAGCAGCGTGGACATCAAGAAGGTCGCCGACTTCAAGGGCAAGAAAGTGGGCTTCAATCCACTGTCGCCCTCGGACTTTCTGTTGTCTTACGCGCTCAAGGTCAACAAGCTGAGCGAGAAAGACGTCCAGCCTGTCAACATGACGCCGGAAGCGATCCCTGCGGCGATGGCCTCCGGCGCATTGCCGATCGGCGTGACCTACGAGCCCAACGTGTCGCAGATCACCGCGCTCGAAGGCGGGAAGAAATTCCATGTGGTGTATTCGTCCAAGGATGCCCCCGGCCTGATCACTGACGTGATGGTGTTCAAGAAGGAGGTCATCAAGGCCAAGCCCGAGGTCGTCAAGGCGCTGATCCAGGGTTACATCGACGGGCTCGACTACATGAAAAAGAATCCCGACAAGGCCGCTGAAATCATCGGCAAGGCGCTCGGGGTGTCCGCCGCCGAAGTGAAGGAACGACTGTCCGGGGTGTACAACATGCTGCCAAACGAAATGACCAAGGTCTTGGCGAAAGGCAAGGACACCACCTCCCTCTACGTCAGCGGCGCGCTGATCGGCGAAATTCTGAAGGCAAAAGGCCAGATCACCGCGATACCGAAAATCGAGGATACCTACGACGACTCCATCCTCAGGACGATGATGAAGAAGTAA
- a CDS encoding fatty acid desaturase produces the protein MPKQFFRSPDGAWLNIVALSYTLLGWAFGIALMTADAWYANLVGVLLAGHCLTYSAYFVHEFAHQSIFKSAAANNRWGVLMSWINGSCYASFQALRRKHMRHHIDRADVLTFDYKKFLRVSPAWFRGLAIAAEWLYIPAVELIMHAYVMVLPFVKPARHAERPRVLATVVIRLAAFAALGWYAPQALVLYAVAYFIMLHALRFTDAYQHTYDAFAVLEEGDIPDDKVRDRRYEQANTYSNLVSVVHPWMNLLLLNFSYHNAHHERPIVPWHDLPALDAQLFPSDHVQVMPMSELLKGYHRDRVARILSDDYGEVATSGPHKADGFLGAAGVSFLTAV, from the coding sequence ATGCCGAAACAGTTCTTTCGCTCTCCCGACGGCGCCTGGCTGAATATCGTGGCGCTGTCTTATACGCTCCTGGGATGGGCATTCGGCATCGCACTGATGACCGCCGACGCCTGGTATGCAAACCTGGTCGGCGTGCTGCTCGCCGGGCATTGCCTGACCTACAGCGCCTACTTCGTGCACGAGTTCGCCCACCAGAGCATTTTCAAGTCTGCGGCCGCGAACAACCGCTGGGGCGTGCTGATGAGCTGGATCAACGGCAGCTGCTACGCGTCTTTCCAGGCGTTGCGCCGCAAGCACATGCGCCACCACATCGATCGCGCCGATGTGCTGACTTTCGACTACAAGAAATTTCTGCGGGTGTCTCCCGCCTGGTTCCGCGGACTGGCGATCGCCGCCGAATGGCTGTACATCCCGGCAGTGGAACTGATCATGCACGCTTACGTGATGGTGCTGCCGTTCGTGAAGCCGGCGCGACATGCCGAGCGGCCGCGCGTACTCGCGACTGTCGTAATCCGGCTCGCTGCGTTCGCGGCGCTCGGCTGGTATGCGCCGCAGGCGCTGGTGCTGTATGCCGTTGCCTACTTCATCATGCTGCACGCGCTGCGTTTTACGGACGCGTATCAGCATACCTACGACGCCTTCGCGGTACTCGAGGAAGGCGATATTCCGGACGACAAGGTTCGCGATCGCCGGTACGAGCAGGCCAACACCTATTCCAACCTGGTTTCGGTGGTCCACCCCTGGATGAACCTGCTGTTGCTGAATTTCTCTTATCACAATGCCCATCATGAGCGCCCGATCGTGCCATGGCATGATTTGCCGGCGCTGGACGCACAACTGTTTCCATCGGACCACGTGCAGGTCATGCCGATGAGTGAACTGCTCAAAGGCTATCACCGCGACCGTGTCGCCCGCATTCTGTCCGACGACTACGGCGAGGTCGCCACCAGTGGTCCCCACAAGGCGGACGGCTTTCTCGGCGCTGCAGGTGTCTCCTTCCTCACCGCAGTGTGA
- a CDS encoding SDR family NAD(P)-dependent oxidoreductase yields the protein MTTISLEGKTALVTGAATGIGRAIAVALAAAGARIAVNHLGRAAEARQAVKEMAAAGASAIEVDADITKAAKVERMVNKVRDALGQIDILINNAGVILEKPLLETSEEDWDFVLDTDLKAVFLC from the coding sequence ATGACCACCATTTCCCTCGAAGGCAAGACCGCGCTGGTCACGGGCGCTGCGACCGGCATCGGGCGGGCCATTGCCGTCGCGCTCGCGGCGGCCGGAGCGCGCATTGCGGTCAATCACCTGGGGCGCGCCGCCGAAGCGCGGCAAGCGGTCAAGGAAATGGCCGCCGCCGGCGCGAGCGCCATCGAGGTCGACGCCGACATCACCAAGGCCGCCAAAGTCGAACGCATGGTCAACAAGGTCAGAGATGCGCTGGGACAGATCGACATCCTGATCAACAACGCCGGCGTGATCCTCGAGAAACCGTTGCTGGAAACCAGCGAGGAGGACTGGGACTTCGTGCTCGACACCGACCTCAAAGCCGTTTTCCTGTGCTAG
- a CDS encoding creatininase produces the protein MVERGGGQHFPGTTSLDAMTLAHTVRDTVREFARHGVKKLVIVNGHYENQWFLIEGIDLAMRELGTTPLTIMRLEYWDFFTPATLAKAFPDGFPGYALEHAAVLETSMMLHYHPELVRLDRIPNDPPADFPPYDIYPTRTEWVPPSGVLSSAKAATKEKGSAMAQELTTLISGAVRKEFS, from the coding sequence ATGGTCGAACGCGGCGGCGGCCAGCATTTTCCCGGCACCACCAGCCTCGACGCAATGACGCTGGCGCATACCGTGCGCGACACCGTGCGCGAGTTCGCGCGACATGGCGTGAAAAAACTCGTCATCGTCAACGGCCACTACGAAAACCAGTGGTTCCTGATCGAGGGCATCGATCTGGCGATGCGTGAATTGGGCACAACGCCGCTGACGATCATGCGCTTGGAGTACTGGGATTTTTTCACTCCAGCAACGCTGGCGAAAGCGTTTCCCGATGGATTTCCCGGCTACGCGCTGGAGCATGCGGCCGTGCTCGAAACTTCCATGATGTTGCACTACCATCCCGAACTGGTCCGGCTGGACCGCATCCCGAACGATCCGCCGGCGGATTTCCCGCCTTACGACATTTATCCGACCCGAACCGAATGGGTGCCGCCGTCCGGCGTGTTGTCATCGGCGAAAGCCGCGACCAAGGAGAAAGGATCGGCGATGGCGCAGGAACTCACGACATTGATCTCCGGCGCGGTGCGCAAGGAGTTTTCGTGA
- a CDS encoding cysteine hydrolase, whose product MNLLEGLALERTALLVIDMQRDFLDPRGYAAKAGLDIAPLQTAIAPVRKLLDAARAAGLMIVHTREGHVPDLSDCPPVKLARSRNAGAEIGSPGPLGRLLIRGEPGHDFIDELQPAAAEIVIDKPGYSAFAHTDLDHRLRVRDIETLLLSGITTEVCVSSTLRDAVDRGYRCITIGDACASAFPDLHDAALRMIAVEGGIFGSVSSSEQVAAELAGRMVA is encoded by the coding sequence ATGAACCTTCTTGAAGGTTTGGCATTGGAGCGCACGGCGCTGCTGGTCATCGACATGCAGCGCGACTTTCTCGACCCGCGCGGCTACGCGGCAAAGGCCGGGCTGGATATTGCGCCGTTGCAGACCGCCATCGCGCCGGTGCGCAAGCTGCTCGATGCCGCACGCGCCGCCGGACTGATGATCGTGCACACCCGCGAGGGACATGTCCCCGATCTGTCCGATTGTCCGCCGGTCAAGCTTGCCCGCAGCCGCAACGCCGGCGCGGAAATCGGCAGCCCCGGTCCGCTCGGACGCCTGCTCATTCGCGGCGAACCCGGACACGATTTCATCGATGAATTGCAGCCGGCCGCCGCAGAGATCGTGATCGACAAACCCGGCTACAGCGCCTTTGCGCACACCGACCTCGATCACCGGCTGCGCGTGCGCGACATCGAAACGCTGTTGTTGAGCGGCATTACCACCGAGGTCTGCGTCAGTTCCACGCTGCGCGACGCGGTGGATCGTGGTTACCGCTGCATCACCATCGGCGACGCCTGTGCATCGGCATTTCCCGACCTGCACGACGCAGCCCTGCGCATGATCGCCGTCGAAGGCGGCATCTTCGGGTCCGTCTCGAGCAGCGAACAAGTTGCCGCTGAACTCGCTGGCAGAATGGTCGCGTGA
- a CDS encoding type II toxin-antitoxin system VapB family antitoxin, producing MRTNIVIDEKLIADAIKATGAQTKREAVELGLKALIRLKEQEALKGFRGKLKWRSDLDRMRTD from the coding sequence GTGCGGACCAACATTGTCATTGACGAAAAACTGATCGCGGATGCAATCAAGGCTACCGGAGCACAAACCAAGCGAGAGGCCGTGGAGCTTGGACTCAAAGCCCTGATTCGGCTTAAGGAGCAGGAGGCGCTCAAGGGATTTCGCGGCAAGCTCAAGTGGCGGAGTGATCTGGACCGCATGCGAACCGACTGA
- a CDS encoding PIN domain nuclease, producing the protein MLLVDSGVWVDYCNGRITEETDRLDALLGTEPVAIGDLILAEVLQGFRNDADHATAKRLMTSLTIYDLLGATLALKTADNYRALRKKGVTVRKTTDAIIATFCIENGIPLLYSDRDFDPFVKHLGLKTALRRI; encoded by the coding sequence ATGCTCCTGGTCGATTCCGGCGTATGGGTGGATTATTGCAACGGTCGGATTACGGAGGAAACCGACCGCCTTGACGCACTTCTCGGGACCGAGCCTGTAGCGATTGGCGACCTGATACTAGCCGAGGTGCTGCAGGGATTCCGCAATGATGCCGACCATGCGACCGCAAAGCGGCTAATGACCAGTCTGACGATTTACGACCTGCTGGGAGCCACGCTGGCGCTCAAGACTGCCGACAACTATCGGGCGCTTCGAAAAAAAGGCGTCACCGTCCGCAAGACGACGGATGCAATCATTGCCACGTTCTGCATCGAAAACGGGATCCCGCTTTTATATTCCGATCGCGATTTTGATCCGTTTGTTAAACACCTCGGACTGAAGACGGCTCTTCGTCGCATTTAA
- a CDS encoding beta-lactamase family protein produces MTGIRNLFGCLMVVFSVMAATWAADLPSASPEDFGFSSERLARIGPAIKGEIEKGQYPGAVILVARKGQIVYFESFGQLDPASGKPMTKDAIFRLYSMTKPYTSVAAMMLMEEGRLRVTDPVSRYIPALANLQVSVASTDPYTGVAKYFNVPVDREVTIQDLLRHTSGFVYGAYTAHPKVKELYAKEGVDWKDVTPTEQIERLAKVPLAHQPGSTFEYSLSTDVLGRVIEAISGMPLGQFLQERIFTPLAMTDSAFIVPKEKLDRLAQPFATDRATNTPINLLDVTVPQKNDAGGAGSVGTAADYARFLQMMINGGQLGGVRLLSRTTVQYMTADHLGDTKASGLTTLPAGTGFGLGFAVRRETGRFEVTGSAGEYYWAGAAGTGFYVDPKEELICVWMTQGQPGMPRRYDRYLFKQMVYQAIND; encoded by the coding sequence ATGACAGGAATTCGTAATCTCTTCGGGTGTTTGATGGTTGTATTTTCCGTAATGGCTGCAACCTGGGCGGCGGATCTGCCGTCGGCTTCACCTGAAGATTTCGGATTTTCCTCAGAGCGTCTGGCGCGTATCGGTCCCGCAATCAAGGGCGAGATCGAGAAAGGACAATACCCGGGTGCGGTGATACTGGTTGCGCGCAAAGGTCAGATCGTCTACTTCGAGAGCTTCGGGCAACTCGACCCCGCGAGCGGCAAGCCGATGACGAAGGATGCGATCTTCCGTCTTTACTCGATGACCAAGCCGTATACCTCGGTGGCGGCCATGATGCTGATGGAGGAGGGGCGGCTGCGCGTGACCGATCCCGTCTCCAGATATATTCCGGCGCTCGCCAATCTGCAGGTCAGCGTCGCCTCGACGGACCCCTACACCGGGGTGGCGAAATATTTCAACGTTCCGGTCGATCGCGAGGTTACGATCCAGGATCTGCTCCGGCACACATCGGGGTTCGTGTATGGAGCCTATACCGCGCATCCCAAGGTCAAGGAGCTTTACGCGAAGGAAGGCGTCGACTGGAAGGACGTGACGCCCACCGAGCAGATCGAGCGCCTGGCGAAGGTGCCGCTCGCGCACCAGCCGGGCAGCACATTCGAATACAGTTTGTCGACTGACGTGCTCGGGCGCGTGATCGAGGCGATATCCGGCATGCCCCTCGGCCAGTTCCTCCAGGAGCGCATCTTCACGCCGCTTGCCATGACGGATTCGGCGTTCATCGTGCCGAAAGAAAAGCTCGACCGGCTCGCGCAACCCTTCGCCACCGATCGTGCGACCAATACCCCCATCAACCTCCTCGATGTTACGGTACCCCAGAAGAACGATGCTGGCGGCGCGGGCAGCGTGGGAACCGCCGCGGACTATGCCCGCTTCCTGCAGATGATGATCAACGGCGGCCAACTCGGTGGCGTGCGGTTGTTGAGCCGCACCACCGTGCAGTACATGACTGCGGACCATCTCGGCGACACCAAAGCCTCGGGACTGACAACGCTGCCGGCGGGCACCGGCTTCGGGCTCGGTTTCGCCGTGAGACGGGAAACAGGCCGGTTCGAAGTTACCGGTTCGGCCGGCGAATACTACTGGGCGGGGGCGGCAGGCACGGGCTTCTACGTCGATCCGAAAGAGGAACTGATTTGCGTATGGATGACTCAAGGGCAGCCGGGCATGCCGCGACGTTACGACCGCTATCTGTTCAAGCAAATGGTGTATCAGGCCATCAACGACTGA
- a CDS encoding cysteine hydrolase produces the protein MFDTALIVIDLQRDYFPDGKFVLPGIERTVERAASLIALFRAQGMPVIHVRHVERDPAVGFLLDGTSGVEIDPRVTPQGDDMLITKNYPNAFRDTTLAKIIHVLGAKELFFCGAMSNLCVDATVRAAFDMGYRCTVIEDACAACDLEFGGNIIPATLVHGAFMAALASAYGEVVDLKTFSGRLAAG, from the coding sequence ATGTTCGACACCGCCCTCATCGTCATTGACCTGCAGCGCGATTATTTTCCTGATGGCAAATTCGTGCTACCCGGCATCGAACGCACGGTCGAGCGGGCCGCGTCACTGATCGCACTGTTCCGTGCCCAAGGCATGCCGGTCATTCACGTGCGGCATGTAGAGAGGGATCCGGCAGTCGGATTTCTACTGGATGGGACTTCCGGCGTAGAGATCGATCCGCGGGTCACGCCGCAGGGCGACGACATGCTGATCACCAAGAATTATCCGAATGCGTTTCGCGATACTACGCTGGCCAAGATCATCCACGTGCTCGGGGCGAAAGAACTGTTCTTCTGCGGCGCGATGAGCAACCTGTGCGTGGACGCCACCGTGAGAGCGGCATTCGACATGGGTTATCGCTGTACGGTGATCGAAGATGCCTGCGCAGCCTGCGATCTGGAGTTCGGCGGCAACATCATTCCCGCAACGCTGGTGCACGGCGCGTTCATGGCGGCTCTGGCCTCGGCCTACGGTGAAGTCGTGGACCTCAAGACGTTCTCAGGACGACTCGCCGCTGGATGA
- a CDS encoding XRE family transcriptional regulator, with translation MTTKISKSSGNVFLDLGFPPHEAAVMLLRAQLAEALRGWMEYSALTQADAAKRLGITQPRVSEITRGKVELLSLDYLVGLCAKAGIPVKMRLAA, from the coding sequence ATGACCACAAAAATTTCGAAATCCAGCGGAAACGTGTTCCTCGACCTGGGATTCCCGCCCCATGAGGCGGCTGTCATGCTGCTGCGTGCGCAACTTGCCGAGGCATTGCGGGGGTGGATGGAATATAGCGCTCTTACTCAGGCGGATGCCGCAAAAAGACTGGGCATTACGCAACCTCGCGTATCGGAGATCACGCGGGGCAAGGTGGAGCTGCTTTCACTCGATTATCTGGTCGGCTTGTGCGCCAAGGCGGGCATACCGGTGAAAATGCGCCTCGCTGCCTGA
- a CDS encoding regulator gives MSAAGSAANPRWWVAGDWNGFFGLFTNVLLNVIVLTTLCLYVVQLPPDTVYGRVLPALGIALPIGNLFYAWLAYKLAKETGRSDVTAMPYGPSVPHMFIVVLVVMLPTYLSTKDPMIAYAAGLAWCFIIGVIVLLGCFVGPWIRKMTPRAAMLGTLAGISIAFISMRPAFQMWEVPWIGFVCFAIVLIAWTANIRLPGGVPGGLAAVIVGAAIGWLAAAFGWSDYMKGAEVGKAFEQFGLHLPWFSADVFRGLAGIAPLLATAIPLGIYNFTEAMNNVESASAAGDNYNLRKILAADGIGAIVGSMLGSPFPPAVYIGHPGWKSVGGRIGYSFATGIAIALVCFLGLTALLLNLIPLVAILPILLYIGLVIGAQAFQASPAKHAPAVVLAIIPNIAEWAKINIDGALGAAGTSADKVGMAALGQVGVVYHGLATLGGGSVLAGMVLGAMAAFIIDSKLTHAAIVAFVGAAFAFIGLIHGPQLGWMVSPLVSLGYVMFGAVCLLMSRQETPPAAA, from the coding sequence ATGAGTGCTGCCGGATCTGCTGCAAACCCGCGCTGGTGGGTGGCGGGCGACTGGAACGGGTTCTTCGGTCTTTTCACCAACGTCCTGCTGAATGTCATTGTCCTCACCACGCTGTGCCTGTATGTCGTGCAGCTTCCGCCCGACACGGTGTACGGACGGGTGCTGCCGGCGCTGGGCATTGCGCTGCCGATCGGCAACCTGTTCTACGCCTGGCTTGCCTACAAGCTGGCGAAGGAGACCGGTCGCTCCGATGTCACGGCGATGCCGTACGGCCCGAGCGTGCCGCACATGTTCATCGTGGTGCTGGTCGTCATGCTGCCCACCTATCTTTCCACCAAGGACCCGATGATCGCCTATGCCGCAGGGCTGGCCTGGTGCTTCATCATCGGCGTGATCGTTCTGCTCGGTTGCTTCGTCGGGCCGTGGATCCGCAAGATGACCCCGCGCGCCGCGATGCTCGGCACACTGGCCGGCATTTCCATCGCCTTCATCTCGATGCGCCCGGCCTTCCAGATGTGGGAAGTGCCCTGGATCGGCTTCGTCTGCTTCGCCATCGTGCTCATCGCCTGGACCGCCAACATCCGGCTCCCGGGCGGCGTTCCCGGCGGACTGGCCGCGGTGATTGTGGGCGCGGCGATCGGCTGGCTCGCCGCGGCCTTCGGCTGGAGCGACTACATGAAGGGCGCCGAAGTCGGCAAGGCCTTCGAGCAATTCGGCCTGCACCTGCCGTGGTTCTCCGCCGATGTATTCCGCGGTCTGGCGGGCATTGCCCCGCTGCTGGCCACCGCCATCCCGCTGGGGATCTACAACTTCACGGAAGCGATGAACAACGTGGAGAGCGCCTCGGCGGCGGGCGACAACTACAACCTGCGCAAAATTCTCGCGGCGGACGGTATCGGTGCGATCGTCGGATCGATGCTGGGAAGCCCGTTCCCGCCGGCGGTGTATATCGGGCATCCGGGCTGGAAGTCGGTAGGCGGGCGCATCGGTTATTCGTTCGCCACCGGTATCGCCATTGCGCTGGTCTGCTTCCTCGGACTCACCGCGCTGTTGCTGAACCTGATTCCGCTGGTGGCGATCCTGCCGATCCTGCTGTACATCGGCCTGGTCATCGGCGCGCAGGCATTCCAGGCCAGCCCGGCAAAGCACGCGCCGGCGGTGGTGCTGGCCATCATCCCGAACATCGCCGAATGGGCCAAGATCAACATCGACGGTGCGCTCGGCGCGGCGGGCACCAGTGCCGACAAAGTCGGCATGGCCGCGCTCGGACAAGTGGGCGTCGTCTATCACGGCCTTGCCACACTCGGAGGCGGATCAGTGCTTGCCGGCATGGTGCTGGGTGCGATGGCAGCCTTCATCATCGACTCCAAGCTGACCCACGCCGCCATCGTGGCGTTTGTCGGCGCGGCGTTCGCCTTCATCGGCCTGATCCACGGTCCGCAACTCGGCTGGATGGTGTCGCCGCTGGTCTCGCTCGGCTATGTGATGTTCGGCGCGGTGTGCCTGCTGATGTCGCGACAGGAGACGCCGCCCGCCGCGGCGTAG